The following are encoded together in the Nocardia sp. XZ_19_385 genome:
- the gmk gene encoding guanylate kinase, whose translation MIEHTRKGRLVVLVGPSAVGKSTVVRCVRERLPQLVFSVSATTRAPRPGEVDGRDYRFVSRDEFDAMIEAGELLEWADIHGGLQRSGTPAAPVREAMTAGLPVLVEVDLEGARSVRAAIPEATLVFLAPPSWDELVSRLVSRGTETPEVIERRLTTARTEMAACDEFDIVIVNDEVTSACEQLVSLFVSTNSR comes from the coding sequence GTGATCGAACACACGCGGAAGGGTCGACTGGTTGTACTGGTCGGCCCCTCGGCCGTGGGTAAGTCCACGGTCGTGCGGTGCGTGCGGGAACGTCTGCCGCAACTGGTCTTCAGTGTGTCCGCGACTACCCGGGCCCCCCGGCCCGGGGAGGTCGACGGACGCGACTACCGGTTCGTGTCCCGAGACGAGTTCGACGCCATGATCGAGGCGGGCGAACTCCTCGAATGGGCAGACATCCATGGCGGGTTGCAGCGCTCGGGCACCCCGGCGGCCCCGGTTCGGGAGGCCATGACAGCGGGACTGCCCGTGCTCGTCGAGGTAGACCTCGAGGGCGCGCGGTCGGTGCGCGCCGCGATCCCCGAAGCGACATTGGTGTTCTTGGCCCCGCCGAGCTGGGATGAGTTGGTCTCCCGGCTGGTGTCGCGCGGCACCGAGACACCGGAAGTCATCGAACGCAGGCTGACCACGGCGCGGACCGAAATGGCGGCCTGTGACGAGTTCGACATAGTCATCGTGAACGACGAGGTGACCAGCGCCTGCGAGCAGTTGGTATCCTTGTTCGTTAGCACAAATTCGAGGTAG
- the mihF gene encoding integration host factor, actinobacterial type, producing MALPQLTDEQRAAALEKAAAARRARAELKERLKRGGTDLKSVLKDAETDEILGKMKVSALLEALPKVGKVKAAEIMSELEIAPTRRLRGLGDRQRKALLTRFDFDAS from the coding sequence GTGGCCCTTCCCCAGCTGACTGACGAGCAGCGCGCCGCTGCTTTGGAGAAGGCGGCTGCCGCTCGCCGCGCTCGGGCGGAGCTCAAGGAGCGCTTGAAGCGCGGTGGCACCGACCTGAAGAGCGTCCTCAAGGATGCCGAGACCGATGAGATTCTCGGCAAGATGAAGGTGTCGGCTCTGCTCGAGGCCCTGCCGAAGGTTGGCAAGGTCAAGGCTGCCGAGATCATGAGCGAGTTGGAGATCGCCCCCACGCGGCGTCTACGCGGCCTGGGCGACCGGCAGCGCAAGGCGCTGCTGACGCGATTCGACTTCGACGCCTCCTGA
- the coaBC gene encoding bifunctional phosphopantothenoylcysteine decarboxylase/phosphopantothenate--cysteine ligase CoaBC: MVSVEQQAAGGAVTTRIVVGVGGGIAAYKACALVRRFTETGHQVRVIPTASALEFVGKATFEALSGNPVHTDVFSDVPEVPHVRLGQEADLVVIAPATADLMARAAQGRADDLLTATLLTARCPVLFAPAMHTEMWEHPATQENVETLRRHGAIVMEPAHGRLTGADTGAGRLPEPEEIFALASLLQERADAIPRDLEGRRVVITAGGTREPLDPVRFLGNRSSGKQGYALARVAAQRGAQVTLIAGNTIEMAAPAAVELVHVTTAEQLKTAVDKHAIGADAVIMAAAVADFRPTSVAAAKIKKGAGEPDVIALTKTEDILAGLVQSRRDGQLTDTAIVGFAAETGDEHGDVLTHARAKLARKGCDLLVVNAVGEGKAFEVDTNDGWLLGADGTEQALDHGSKALLASRVLDALGPLLRK, from the coding sequence ATCGTGTCCGTTGAGCAGCAGGCAGCCGGAGGGGCAGTGACCACACGCATCGTCGTCGGAGTCGGCGGCGGGATCGCCGCGTACAAGGCGTGCGCGCTGGTCCGGCGGTTTACCGAGACCGGCCACCAGGTGCGGGTCATCCCCACCGCCTCGGCGCTGGAATTCGTCGGCAAGGCGACTTTCGAGGCGCTGTCCGGGAACCCGGTGCACACCGACGTGTTCTCCGATGTGCCCGAGGTTCCGCACGTGCGGCTGGGCCAGGAGGCGGATCTCGTGGTCATCGCCCCCGCCACCGCCGACCTGATGGCTCGTGCCGCGCAGGGCCGCGCCGACGACCTGCTCACCGCCACGCTGCTGACGGCTCGCTGCCCGGTCCTGTTCGCGCCCGCGATGCACACCGAGATGTGGGAGCACCCCGCGACGCAGGAGAATGTCGAGACGCTGCGCCGGCACGGCGCGATCGTGATGGAGCCCGCGCACGGGCGGCTCACCGGCGCCGACACCGGCGCCGGGCGGCTACCCGAGCCCGAGGAGATCTTCGCGCTGGCTTCGCTGCTGCAGGAACGCGCCGACGCCATCCCGCGTGATCTCGAAGGCCGGCGCGTGGTGATCACCGCGGGCGGCACCCGGGAACCGCTGGATCCGGTGCGCTTCCTCGGCAACCGCAGCTCCGGCAAGCAGGGTTACGCGCTCGCTCGCGTCGCCGCCCAGCGCGGTGCGCAAGTGACGCTGATCGCGGGCAACACGATCGAGATGGCCGCCCCCGCGGCCGTCGAACTGGTGCACGTGACCACCGCCGAACAGCTCAAGACCGCCGTGGACAAGCACGCGATCGGCGCGGACGCGGTGATCATGGCGGCGGCGGTGGCCGATTTCCGGCCCACCTCGGTGGCCGCGGCCAAAATCAAGAAGGGCGCCGGCGAACCCGACGTCATCGCGCTGACCAAGACCGAGGACATCCTCGCCGGTCTGGTGCAGTCGCGCCGCGACGGTCAACTGACCGATACCGCGATCGTCGGATTCGCGGCCGAAACCGGTGACGAGCACGGCGACGTGCTCACCCATGCGCGCGCCAAGCTGGCGCGTAAGGGCTGCGACCTGCTCGTGGTCAACGCCGTCGGCGAGGGTAAGGCGTTCGAGGTGGATACCAACGACGGCTGGCTACTCGGGGCCGACGGCACCGAACAGGCTCTCGACCATGGATCCAAAGCGCTGCTGGCGAGTCGAGTGCTTGATGCCCTCGGCCCACTGCTGCGGAAGTAG
- the rpoZ gene encoding DNA-directed RNA polymerase subunit omega, whose product MSDTKVVPAYDTPIGLTNPPIDELLERTSSKYALVIYAAKRARQINDYYNQLGDGILEYVGPLVEPGLQEKPLSVAMREIHSDLLEHSEGE is encoded by the coding sequence GTGAGCGACACCAAAGTTGTGCCCGCGTACGACACTCCGATCGGCCTGACCAACCCGCCGATCGACGAGCTGCTCGAGCGCACGTCGTCCAAGTACGCCCTGGTCATCTACGCGGCCAAGCGCGCGCGTCAGATCAACGACTACTACAACCAGCTCGGCGACGGCATCCTGGAGTACGTCGGCCCGCTGGTCGAGCCGGGTCTGCAGGAGAAGCCGCTCTCGGTCGCCATGCGCGAAATCCACTCCGATCTGCTCGAGCACTCCGAAGGCGAATAG
- the pyrF gene encoding orotidine-5'-phosphate decarboxylase gives MTSFGTRLQHAMRQFGPLCVGIDPHPPLLASWGLTDDVAGLAKFTELCVDAFIGTVALVKPQVAFFEAYGSGGLAVLEHAIADLRDAGVLVLADAKRGDIGSTMEAYARAWLGESPLAVDSLTVSPYLGFGSLAPALDLAERNGRGLFVLAATSNPEGAQVQGALGADGRSIAQTIVDECAQRNAGQEFGSVGVVVGATLTEAPDLSALNGPILMPGVGAQGGGAESIRALVPESVLPLVVPNVSREVLRDGPTVASLRAKVSALQEDFAFLRA, from the coding sequence GTGACATCGTTCGGCACGCGTTTGCAGCACGCGATGCGGCAGTTCGGTCCGCTGTGCGTCGGCATCGACCCGCATCCGCCACTGCTCGCGTCCTGGGGCCTGACCGATGACGTGGCGGGCCTCGCGAAGTTCACCGAACTCTGCGTGGACGCTTTCATCGGCACCGTCGCGCTGGTCAAACCCCAGGTCGCCTTCTTCGAGGCCTACGGTTCCGGCGGACTCGCGGTCCTCGAGCACGCCATCGCGGACCTGCGCGACGCGGGCGTCCTGGTGCTCGCCGACGCCAAACGCGGCGACATCGGCTCCACCATGGAGGCCTACGCTCGCGCCTGGCTCGGCGAGAGCCCACTCGCCGTGGACTCGCTGACCGTCTCGCCCTACCTCGGATTCGGTTCGCTCGCACCGGCATTGGACCTCGCCGAGCGCAACGGCCGCGGCCTGTTCGTGCTGGCCGCGACCTCCAATCCCGAAGGGGCGCAAGTGCAAGGCGCGCTCGGCGCGGACGGGCGCAGCATCGCCCAGACCATCGTCGACGAGTGCGCCCAGCGCAACGCGGGGCAGGAATTCGGTTCTGTCGGAGTCGTTGTCGGCGCGACGCTGACCGAGGCACCCGACTTGTCCGCGCTGAACGGTCCGATTCTCATGCCCGGCGTGGGCGCGCAGGGCGGCGGCGCGGAGTCCATTCGCGCGCTGGTTCCCGAATCGGTGCTGCCCCTGGTGGTGCCGAACGTCTCCCGTGAGGTCCTGCGCGACGGCCCCACCGTCGCGTCGCTGCGCGCCAAGGTGAGCGCCCTGCAGGAGGACTTCGCGTTCCTGCGCGCATAA
- the metK gene encoding methionine adenosyltransferase, with the protein MRTSGSRLFTSESVTEGHPDKICDAISDSILDALLAEDPRSRVAVETMVTTGQVHVAGEVTTSAYADIPHIVREKILEIGYDSSAKGFDGNSCGVNIAIGAQSPDIAQGVDTSHEARIGGSDDEIEKQGAGDQGLMFGYATTDTPELMPLPIALAHRLSRRLTEVRKSGVLPYLRPDGKTQVTIEYDGDKPVRLDTVVISTQHAADIDLDNLLAPDIREKVLESVLADLNLPNPLDTADVRLLVNPTGKFVLGGPMGDAGLTGRKIIVDTYGGMARHGGGAFSGKDPSKVDRSAAYAMRWVAKNVVAAGLSERVEVQVAYAIGKAAPVGLFVETFGTEKIDPVKISAAIGEVFDLRPGAIIRDLDLLRPIYAPTAAYGHFGRTDVDLPWERTDRAEKLRAAAGL; encoded by the coding sequence GTGCGCACGTCTGGCAGCCGCCTATTCACCAGTGAGTCCGTGACCGAAGGTCATCCGGACAAGATCTGTGACGCCATCAGCGATTCCATCCTCGACGCGTTGCTCGCCGAGGATCCCCGCAGTCGCGTCGCGGTCGAGACCATGGTTACGACCGGTCAGGTTCACGTCGCCGGCGAGGTCACCACCTCCGCCTACGCCGATATCCCGCACATCGTGCGGGAGAAGATCCTGGAGATCGGATACGACTCCTCCGCAAAGGGTTTCGACGGAAACTCCTGCGGTGTCAATATTGCCATCGGCGCGCAGTCGCCGGATATCGCGCAGGGCGTGGACACCTCGCACGAGGCCCGCATCGGCGGTTCCGACGACGAGATCGAAAAGCAGGGCGCGGGCGATCAGGGCCTGATGTTCGGCTACGCCACCACCGACACCCCCGAGCTGATGCCGCTGCCGATCGCGCTCGCGCACCGGCTGTCCCGGCGTCTGACCGAGGTGCGCAAGTCCGGTGTGCTGCCGTACCTGCGTCCCGACGGTAAGACCCAGGTCACCATCGAATACGACGGTGACAAGCCGGTCCGCCTCGACACCGTCGTCATCTCGACCCAGCATGCCGCCGATATCGACCTGGACAACCTGCTCGCGCCCGATATTCGCGAGAAGGTGCTGGAGTCGGTGCTGGCCGATCTGAATCTGCCGAACCCGCTCGACACCGCCGATGTGCGGCTGCTGGTCAACCCGACCGGCAAGTTCGTGCTCGGTGGCCCGATGGGTGACGCGGGCCTGACCGGTCGCAAGATCATCGTCGACACCTACGGCGGCATGGCCCGTCACGGTGGCGGCGCGTTCTCCGGCAAGGACCCGTCGAAGGTGGACCGTTCGGCCGCCTACGCCATGCGCTGGGTCGCGAAGAACGTCGTCGCGGCCGGCCTGTCCGAGCGCGTCGAGGTGCAGGTCGCCTACGCCATCGGCAAGGCGGCCCCGGTCGGTCTGTTCGTCGAGACCTTCGGCACCGAGAAGATCGACCCGGTCAAGATCTCCGCCGCCATCGGCGAGGTCTTCGACCTGCGTCCGGGCGCGATCATCCGCGACCTGGACCTGCTCCGCCCGATCTACGCCCCCACCGCCGCCTACGGCCACTTCGGCCGTACCGACGTGGATCTGCCCTGGGAGCGGACCGATCGCGCGGAGAAGCTGCGCGCCGCCGCCGGACTGTAA